From the genome of Plectropomus leopardus isolate mb chromosome 13, YSFRI_Pleo_2.0, whole genome shotgun sequence, one region includes:
- the LOC121952953 gene encoding trafficking protein particle complex subunit 14-like, with the protein MVQMMESQCEYFMYFPAVPITDLSDPARYRTLPRRSHLYLGETVRFLLVLRCRDAAGATPTEPGPGGADGTAAGFGTESASSRAWRELAGSLCAVASVSPGESSRHRGNHHQHHHDYQSSGDEANDDGEEDYIAAAEAAIAALGSRVDSRCRSFRDCKPLLIHNSSGTAAREFRRAPVQSPLDEPVVLTDEVIFPLTVSLDKLPVSTLKVKVMVTVWKKEAEKAEVQELGYLSVLQQREPTHTFRHDLNTFKAQVSTTLTVLPPPTVRCKQMTVSGRHLAVLKVLNESSQEEVSVREVRILPNLNASYLPMMPDGSVLLVDNVCHQSGEVGMASFCRVDSLACRLPSMLSALEEHDFLFQLHLNDMPQDDSNEGLEVPLVAVLQWSTPKMPFTNCIYTHYRLPSIRLDRPRFVMTASCPSTVRVKEHFKVKYVLLNNLQDFLAVRLVWTPEGRGQGEDASLAAVVCHTPLSNLGHCRKGSTLSFSVAFQILKPGLYELSQHMKLKLQFTASVSNPPPDARPLSRKNSPSSPAVRDLLDRHQASLGRSQSFSHQQPSRSHIMRTGSAMERRAITPPVGSPVGRPLYLPPQDKTLLSLDKIAKRECKVLVVDPVS; encoded by the exons ATGGTGCAGATGATGGAGTCTCAGTGCGAGTATTTCATGTATTTCCCGGCGGTGCCCATCACGGATCTGTCGGACCCGGCCCGCTACCGGACGCTGCCCCGCAGGAGCCACCTGTACCTGGGAGAGACGGTGCGCTTCCTGCTGGTGCTCCGCTGCAGGGACGCTGCAGGGGCGACGCCGACCGAGCCCGGCCCCg GGGGCGCAGACGGCACTGCCGCCGGCTTTGGGACGGAGTCTGCAAGCAGCCGGGCGTGGAGGGAGCTGGCCGGCTCTCTGTGCGCCGTGGCCAGCGTCAGTCCGGGTGAAAGTAGCCGCCATCGTGGGAACCACCACCAGCATCACCACGACTACCAGAGCAGCGGGGACGAGGCCAATGACGACGGCGAGGAGGACTACATCGCCGCAGCGGAGGCGGCCATCGCGGCGCTCGGCAGCAGGGTGGACTCCCGCTGTCGGAGCTTCAGGGACTGCAAGCCGCTGCTCATCCACAACTCATCTGGGACAGCGGCGAGGGAGTTCCGCAGGGCGCCTGTTCAG TCTCCTCTGGACGAGCCGGTGGTTTTGACCGATGAAGTGATCTTCCCCCTCACCGTGTCTCTGGACAAACTCCCGGTCAGCACCCTGAAAGTCAAG gTGATGGTCACAGTTTGGAAGAAGGAGGCGGAGAAAGCCGAGGTGCAGGAGCTCGGCTACCTGAGCGTCCTGCAGCAACGAGAGCCGACACACACCTTCAGACACGACCTGAACACCTTCAAGGCTCAgg TGAGCACCACTCTGACCGTCCTGCCACCTCCCACCGTCCGCTGCAAACAGATGACCGTCTCCGGGAGACACCTCGCCGTcctcaaag TGCTGAACGAGTCGTCTCAGGAGGAGGTGAGTGTTCGGGAAGTTCGGATTTTACCGAACCTCAACGCCTCCTACCTTCCCATGATGCCAGATGGCTCCGTGCTGCTGGTGGACAACGTGTG CCACCAGTCCGGCGAGGTTGGCATGGCGTCCTTCTGCAGGGTGGACAGCCTGGCCTGCCGCCTTCCCAGCATGCTCAGCGCCCTGGAGGAGCACGACTTCCTGTTCCAGTTGCACCTCAACGACATGCCGCAAGACGACTCCAACGAG GGGCTGGAGGTTCCTCTGGTCGCCGTGCTGCAGTGGTCAACTCCCAAGATGCCTTTCACCAACTGTATCTACACCCACTACAG GTTGCCGAGTATCCGTCTGGACCGTCCTCGCTTCGTCATGACGGCGAGCTGTCCGAGCACCGTCAGGGTGAAGGAACACTTCAAGGTCAAATACGTCCTGCTCAACAACCTGCAGGACTTCCTGGCCGTCCGGCTCGTGTGGACTCCGGAGG gtcGAGGTCAGGGCGAGGACGCGTCGCTGGCCGCCGTGGTCTGTCACACTCCTCTCAGTAACCTCGGTCACTGTCGGAAAGGCAGcacgctgtccttcagcgtgGCCTTCCAGATCCTCAAACCGGGACTGTACGAG ctgagtCAACACATGAAGCTGAAGCTGCAGTTCACCGCCTCCGTGTCCAACCCGCCGCCGGACGCCCGCCCGCTCTCAC GTAAGAACAGTCCGTCCAGCCCGGCGGTTCGAGACCTGCTGGACCGACACCAGGCCAGTCTGGGTCGATCGCAGTCGTTCTCCCACCAGCAGCCGTCTCGATCCCACATCATGAG gacgGGCAGCGCCATGGAGCGGCGGGCTATCACTCCTCCCGTTGGCTCTCCGGTCGGCCGGCCACTCTACCTGCCACCGCAGGACAAGACGCTGCTGTCGCTGGACAAGATCGCCAAGCGGGAGTGTAAAGTGCTGGTGGTGGATCCTGTCAGCTAG
- the zgc:152891 gene encoding polyunsaturated fatty acid lipoxygenase ALOX15B isoform X1, which translates to MASCPEFEVTVHTSPGPTCGTFSCLWINLIGSQGETPPISVDDHLLPGSSCVVQVRASAPLGPLVLVRLRLEARTGFPNLDWHCSRVEVRRLGDGHAEEGGRDGDTPETDPDAQVFLCDRWLRPAGGAVELRSEDLCLLKDETEETLKQQRLKQLQHQQKLIRWRLFVDGAPHCADLKSLSELGSNLSYTHRSPAVNVHYLKGFADRAEAWTSFSELETLFSLSGRQNDTARFVRAHWTEDWYFGYQSLNGCNPLLLRRICLLPPNLYVTSDMLRPFLSADSSLEQELQRGNIYLLDYEVLDGVPANTINGKQTYQSAPLCLLHLNQQGQLLPIAIQLQQTPSPENPVFLPSDPGCDWLLAKIWVHSADFQCHQLVSHYLRTHMLGELCCVATLRQLPEPHPLHQCCLIGCFCGQLLMPHIRTTLQINFQARATLLTAGGVFDKATASGLEAIPVLLSRASQRIHYRSLCVPEDLMDRGVDKLPQSYYAQDALRVWGALHRFVVRWVDLYYAADDKVQQDSELQHWITDINTHGFGQHSGFPPSLNTRAEVSKFVTMIIFSCSALHAAVNFSQLDFALWMPNCPASMMRPPPKVKGSVTEDDILSYLPDVNSTCRVLTALTLLSQPAVNFAPLCHYKEAVFRDGARRRLVEEVQAELKAISDDITERNSQRELPYPYLCPGNIENSVAI; encoded by the exons TCCTGTGTGGTTCAGGTCCGGGCCAGCGCTCCTCTGGGTCCTCTGGTTCTGGTCCGGCTTCGTCTGGAGGCTCGGACCGGATTCCCAAACCTGGACTGGCACTGCAGCCGGGTGGAGGTCCGCAGGCTGGGCGACGGACACGCTGAAGAGGGAGGACGAGAcggagacacacctgagacagaCCCAGACGCACAGGTGTTCCTGTGCGACCGCTGGCTGCGACCTGCAGGAGGCGCCGTGGAGCTGCGGAGCGAAGACC tgtgtttgcTGAAGGACGAGACTGAAGAGACGCTGAAGCAGCAGCGactcaaacagctgcagcaccAACAGAAACTCATCAG GTGGCGTTTGTTCGTGGATGGCGCTCCTCACTGTGCAGACCTGAAAAGTTTGTCTGAGCTGGGGTCGAATCTCAGCTACACACACAGGAG TCCAGCCGTTAACGTGCACTATCTGAAGGGCTTCGCCGACCGAGCCGAGGCCTGGACCAGTTTCTCGGAGCTGGAGACGCTTTTCTCCCTCAGCGGACGCCAGAACGACACCGCCA GGTTCGTTCGGGCTCACTGGACGGAGGATTGGTATTTCGGCTACCAGAGTCTGAACGGCTGCAACCCTCTGCTGCTGCGTCGGATCTGCCTCCTCCCTCCCAACCTGTACGTCACCTCTGACATGCTCCGCCCCTTCCTGTCTGCAGACTCCTCCCTTGAGCAGGAGCTACAG AGAGGCAACATCTACCTGCTGGACTACGAGGTTCTGGACGGCGTCCCGGCCAACACGATTAACGGGAAGCAGACGTACCAGTCCGCTCCGCTGTGTCTCCTCCACCTGAACCAGCAGGGACAGCTGCTCCCCATCGCCATCCAG ctgcagcagacGCCCAGCCCGGAGAACCCGGTCTTCCTGCCCTCTGACCccggctgtgattggctgctggcTAAGATTTGGGTTCACAGCGCAGACTTCCAGTGTCACCAGTTGGTCTCCCATTACCTGAGGACTCACATGCTGGGAGAGCTGTGCTGTGTGGCCACGCTGCGCCAGCTGCCCGAGCCACACCCACTGCACCAG TGctgtctgattggctgtttttgtggACAGCTGCTGATGCCACACATCAGGACGACGCTTCAGATCAACTTCCAGGCGCGAGCGACGCTGCTGACAGCGGGCGGGGTGTTTGACAAG GCGACGGCATCTGGCCTTGAGGCGATACCTGTCCTCCTGTCCCGGGCATCACAGAGGATTCATTATCGGTCTCTGTGCGTCCCTGAGGACCTGATGGACCGTGGCGTGGACAAACTGCCACAGAGCTACTACGCCCAGGACGCTCTGAGAGTGTGGGGCGCGCTGCACAG GTTTGTGGTCCGCTGGGTTGATCTGTATTACGCAGCAGATGATAAGGTCCAGCAGGACTCTGAGCTTCAACACTGGATCACTGACATCAACACGCACGGCTTCGGCCAACACTCAG GTTTCCCTCCATCCTTGAACACCAGAGCAGAAGTGTCCAAGTTTGTCACCATGATCATCTTCTCCTGTTCAGCTTTACACGCTGCCGTTAACTTCTCTCAG CTGGATTTCGCCCTCTGGATGCCGAACTGTCCCGCCTCCATGATGCGCCCCCCTCCGAAGGTCAAAGGCTCGGTGACGGAGGACGACATCTTGTCCTACCTTCCGGATGTGAACTCGACCTGTCGCGTCCTGACGGCGCTGACTCTGCTGTCGCAGCCTGCCGTCAACTTT GCTCCTCTGTGTCACTACAAGGAGGCGGTGTTCAGAGACGGCGCCCGCCGCAGGCTGGTGGAGGAGGTGCAGGCCGAGCTAAAGGCCAtttctgatgacatcacagagcGCAACAGCCAACGGGAGCTGCCGTATCCTTACCTCTGTCCTGGAAACATCGAGAACAGCGTGGCCATTTAA
- the zgc:152891 gene encoding polyunsaturated fatty acid lipoxygenase ALOX15B isoform X2 — protein MASCPEFEVTVHTSPGPTCGTFSCLWINLIGSQGETPPISVDDHLLPGSVRASAPLGPLVLVRLRLEARTGFPNLDWHCSRVEVRRLGDGHAEEGGRDGDTPETDPDAQVFLCDRWLRPAGGAVELRSEDLCLLKDETEETLKQQRLKQLQHQQKLIRWRLFVDGAPHCADLKSLSELGSNLSYTHRSPAVNVHYLKGFADRAEAWTSFSELETLFSLSGRQNDTARFVRAHWTEDWYFGYQSLNGCNPLLLRRICLLPPNLYVTSDMLRPFLSADSSLEQELQRGNIYLLDYEVLDGVPANTINGKQTYQSAPLCLLHLNQQGQLLPIAIQLQQTPSPENPVFLPSDPGCDWLLAKIWVHSADFQCHQLVSHYLRTHMLGELCCVATLRQLPEPHPLHQCCLIGCFCGQLLMPHIRTTLQINFQARATLLTAGGVFDKATASGLEAIPVLLSRASQRIHYRSLCVPEDLMDRGVDKLPQSYYAQDALRVWGALHRFVVRWVDLYYAADDKVQQDSELQHWITDINTHGFGQHSGFPPSLNTRAEVSKFVTMIIFSCSALHAAVNFSQLDFALWMPNCPASMMRPPPKVKGSVTEDDILSYLPDVNSTCRVLTALTLLSQPAVNFAPLCHYKEAVFRDGARRRLVEEVQAELKAISDDITERNSQRELPYPYLCPGNIENSVAI, from the exons GTCCGGGCCAGCGCTCCTCTGGGTCCTCTGGTTCTGGTCCGGCTTCGTCTGGAGGCTCGGACCGGATTCCCAAACCTGGACTGGCACTGCAGCCGGGTGGAGGTCCGCAGGCTGGGCGACGGACACGCTGAAGAGGGAGGACGAGAcggagacacacctgagacagaCCCAGACGCACAGGTGTTCCTGTGCGACCGCTGGCTGCGACCTGCAGGAGGCGCCGTGGAGCTGCGGAGCGAAGACC tgtgtttgcTGAAGGACGAGACTGAAGAGACGCTGAAGCAGCAGCGactcaaacagctgcagcaccAACAGAAACTCATCAG GTGGCGTTTGTTCGTGGATGGCGCTCCTCACTGTGCAGACCTGAAAAGTTTGTCTGAGCTGGGGTCGAATCTCAGCTACACACACAGGAG TCCAGCCGTTAACGTGCACTATCTGAAGGGCTTCGCCGACCGAGCCGAGGCCTGGACCAGTTTCTCGGAGCTGGAGACGCTTTTCTCCCTCAGCGGACGCCAGAACGACACCGCCA GGTTCGTTCGGGCTCACTGGACGGAGGATTGGTATTTCGGCTACCAGAGTCTGAACGGCTGCAACCCTCTGCTGCTGCGTCGGATCTGCCTCCTCCCTCCCAACCTGTACGTCACCTCTGACATGCTCCGCCCCTTCCTGTCTGCAGACTCCTCCCTTGAGCAGGAGCTACAG AGAGGCAACATCTACCTGCTGGACTACGAGGTTCTGGACGGCGTCCCGGCCAACACGATTAACGGGAAGCAGACGTACCAGTCCGCTCCGCTGTGTCTCCTCCACCTGAACCAGCAGGGACAGCTGCTCCCCATCGCCATCCAG ctgcagcagacGCCCAGCCCGGAGAACCCGGTCTTCCTGCCCTCTGACCccggctgtgattggctgctggcTAAGATTTGGGTTCACAGCGCAGACTTCCAGTGTCACCAGTTGGTCTCCCATTACCTGAGGACTCACATGCTGGGAGAGCTGTGCTGTGTGGCCACGCTGCGCCAGCTGCCCGAGCCACACCCACTGCACCAG TGctgtctgattggctgtttttgtggACAGCTGCTGATGCCACACATCAGGACGACGCTTCAGATCAACTTCCAGGCGCGAGCGACGCTGCTGACAGCGGGCGGGGTGTTTGACAAG GCGACGGCATCTGGCCTTGAGGCGATACCTGTCCTCCTGTCCCGGGCATCACAGAGGATTCATTATCGGTCTCTGTGCGTCCCTGAGGACCTGATGGACCGTGGCGTGGACAAACTGCCACAGAGCTACTACGCCCAGGACGCTCTGAGAGTGTGGGGCGCGCTGCACAG GTTTGTGGTCCGCTGGGTTGATCTGTATTACGCAGCAGATGATAAGGTCCAGCAGGACTCTGAGCTTCAACACTGGATCACTGACATCAACACGCACGGCTTCGGCCAACACTCAG GTTTCCCTCCATCCTTGAACACCAGAGCAGAAGTGTCCAAGTTTGTCACCATGATCATCTTCTCCTGTTCAGCTTTACACGCTGCCGTTAACTTCTCTCAG CTGGATTTCGCCCTCTGGATGCCGAACTGTCCCGCCTCCATGATGCGCCCCCCTCCGAAGGTCAAAGGCTCGGTGACGGAGGACGACATCTTGTCCTACCTTCCGGATGTGAACTCGACCTGTCGCGTCCTGACGGCGCTGACTCTGCTGTCGCAGCCTGCCGTCAACTTT GCTCCTCTGTGTCACTACAAGGAGGCGGTGTTCAGAGACGGCGCCCGCCGCAGGCTGGTGGAGGAGGTGCAGGCCGAGCTAAAGGCCAtttctgatgacatcacagagcGCAACAGCCAACGGGAGCTGCCGTATCCTTACCTCTGTCCTGGAAACATCGAGAACAGCGTGGCCATTTAA
- the zgc:152891 gene encoding polyunsaturated fatty acid lipoxygenase ALOX15B isoform X3 → MASCPEFEVTVHTSPGPTCGTFSCLWINLIGSQGETPPISVDDHLLPGSSCVVQVRASAPLGPLVLVRLRLEARTGFPNLDWHCSRVEVRRLGDGHAEEGGRDGDTPETDPDAQVFLCDRWLRPAGGAVELRSEDLCLLKDETEETLKQQRLKQLQHQQKLIRWRLFVDGAPHCADLKSLSELGSNLSYTHRSPAVNVHYLKGFADRAEAWTSFSELETLFSLSGRQNDTARFVRAHWTEDWYFGYQSLNGCNPLLLRRICLLPPNLYVTSDMLRPFLSADSSLEQELQRGNIYLLDYEVLDGVPANTINGKQTYQSAPLCLLHLNQQGQLLPIAIQLQQTPSPENPVFLPSDPGCDWLLAKIWVHSADFQCHQLVSHYLRTHMLGELCCVATLRQLPEPHPLHQLLMPHIRTTLQINFQARATLLTAGGVFDKATASGLEAIPVLLSRASQRIHYRSLCVPEDLMDRGVDKLPQSYYAQDALRVWGALHRFVVRWVDLYYAADDKVQQDSELQHWITDINTHGFGQHSGFPPSLNTRAEVSKFVTMIIFSCSALHAAVNFSQLDFALWMPNCPASMMRPPPKVKGSVTEDDILSYLPDVNSTCRVLTALTLLSQPAVNFAPLCHYKEAVFRDGARRRLVEEVQAELKAISDDITERNSQRELPYPYLCPGNIENSVAI, encoded by the exons TCCTGTGTGGTTCAGGTCCGGGCCAGCGCTCCTCTGGGTCCTCTGGTTCTGGTCCGGCTTCGTCTGGAGGCTCGGACCGGATTCCCAAACCTGGACTGGCACTGCAGCCGGGTGGAGGTCCGCAGGCTGGGCGACGGACACGCTGAAGAGGGAGGACGAGAcggagacacacctgagacagaCCCAGACGCACAGGTGTTCCTGTGCGACCGCTGGCTGCGACCTGCAGGAGGCGCCGTGGAGCTGCGGAGCGAAGACC tgtgtttgcTGAAGGACGAGACTGAAGAGACGCTGAAGCAGCAGCGactcaaacagctgcagcaccAACAGAAACTCATCAG GTGGCGTTTGTTCGTGGATGGCGCTCCTCACTGTGCAGACCTGAAAAGTTTGTCTGAGCTGGGGTCGAATCTCAGCTACACACACAGGAG TCCAGCCGTTAACGTGCACTATCTGAAGGGCTTCGCCGACCGAGCCGAGGCCTGGACCAGTTTCTCGGAGCTGGAGACGCTTTTCTCCCTCAGCGGACGCCAGAACGACACCGCCA GGTTCGTTCGGGCTCACTGGACGGAGGATTGGTATTTCGGCTACCAGAGTCTGAACGGCTGCAACCCTCTGCTGCTGCGTCGGATCTGCCTCCTCCCTCCCAACCTGTACGTCACCTCTGACATGCTCCGCCCCTTCCTGTCTGCAGACTCCTCCCTTGAGCAGGAGCTACAG AGAGGCAACATCTACCTGCTGGACTACGAGGTTCTGGACGGCGTCCCGGCCAACACGATTAACGGGAAGCAGACGTACCAGTCCGCTCCGCTGTGTCTCCTCCACCTGAACCAGCAGGGACAGCTGCTCCCCATCGCCATCCAG ctgcagcagacGCCCAGCCCGGAGAACCCGGTCTTCCTGCCCTCTGACCccggctgtgattggctgctggcTAAGATTTGGGTTCACAGCGCAGACTTCCAGTGTCACCAGTTGGTCTCCCATTACCTGAGGACTCACATGCTGGGAGAGCTGTGCTGTGTGGCCACGCTGCGCCAGCTGCCCGAGCCACACCCACTGCACCAG CTGCTGATGCCACACATCAGGACGACGCTTCAGATCAACTTCCAGGCGCGAGCGACGCTGCTGACAGCGGGCGGGGTGTTTGACAAG GCGACGGCATCTGGCCTTGAGGCGATACCTGTCCTCCTGTCCCGGGCATCACAGAGGATTCATTATCGGTCTCTGTGCGTCCCTGAGGACCTGATGGACCGTGGCGTGGACAAACTGCCACAGAGCTACTACGCCCAGGACGCTCTGAGAGTGTGGGGCGCGCTGCACAG GTTTGTGGTCCGCTGGGTTGATCTGTATTACGCAGCAGATGATAAGGTCCAGCAGGACTCTGAGCTTCAACACTGGATCACTGACATCAACACGCACGGCTTCGGCCAACACTCAG GTTTCCCTCCATCCTTGAACACCAGAGCAGAAGTGTCCAAGTTTGTCACCATGATCATCTTCTCCTGTTCAGCTTTACACGCTGCCGTTAACTTCTCTCAG CTGGATTTCGCCCTCTGGATGCCGAACTGTCCCGCCTCCATGATGCGCCCCCCTCCGAAGGTCAAAGGCTCGGTGACGGAGGACGACATCTTGTCCTACCTTCCGGATGTGAACTCGACCTGTCGCGTCCTGACGGCGCTGACTCTGCTGTCGCAGCCTGCCGTCAACTTT GCTCCTCTGTGTCACTACAAGGAGGCGGTGTTCAGAGACGGCGCCCGCCGCAGGCTGGTGGAGGAGGTGCAGGCCGAGCTAAAGGCCAtttctgatgacatcacagagcGCAACAGCCAACGGGAGCTGCCGTATCCTTACCTCTGTCCTGGAAACATCGAGAACAGCGTGGCCATTTAA